In the Chryseobacterium sp. MYb264 genome, one interval contains:
- a CDS encoding N-acetylornithine carbamoyltransferase — MKKFTSVSDVENLQDIIKKALQIKENPLSETEKGKGKTIGLVFLNSSLRTRLSSQIAAQNLGLNVLTLNAAQEAWNLEFADGAVMNGDTVEHIKDAIEVLNQYCDIIAVRCFAGMKSKEDDVNESILSQFEQHAKVPVISLESATRHPLQSLADCITITENWKEERKPKVVLTWAPHIKPIAHAVGNSFAEWMQEMDVELVITNPEGYDLDKNFTKDVQVIHDQDEALKDADFIYVKNWSSFDDYAAMPEVKESWMLTNEKLENTNQAKVMHCLPVRRNVELSDEVMDGENSIIYQQAKNRIFSAQAVFSEILDELNS; from the coding sequence ATGAAAAAATTCACCTCTGTAAGTGATGTTGAAAACTTACAGGATATTATAAAGAAAGCGTTACAAATTAAAGAAAATCCTCTTTCGGAAACCGAGAAAGGAAAAGGAAAAACGATCGGACTTGTATTTTTAAATTCAAGTTTGAGAACCCGTTTAAGCAGTCAGATTGCAGCGCAAAATTTAGGCTTAAATGTTTTAACATTAAATGCCGCTCAGGAAGCATGGAATTTAGAATTTGCAGACGGTGCGGTGATGAACGGCGATACAGTTGAGCATATCAAAGATGCGATTGAGGTATTAAATCAATATTGTGACATCATTGCGGTTCGTTGTTTTGCAGGAATGAAAAGTAAGGAAGATGATGTGAACGAAAGCATTTTAAGCCAGTTCGAGCAACATGCAAAAGTTCCGGTTATTTCCTTGGAATCTGCAACGCGCCACCCTTTACAGAGTTTGGCAGATTGCATTACGATCACTGAAAATTGGAAAGAAGAACGTAAACCTAAAGTGGTTTTAACCTGGGCGCCTCACATCAAACCAATCGCTCATGCGGTTGGAAATTCTTTTGCAGAATGGATGCAGGAAATGGATGTTGAGTTGGTAATTACTAATCCTGAAGGTTATGATTTGGATAAAAACTTTACAAAAGACGTACAAGTAATCCATGATCAGGATGAAGCGTTAAAAGATGCCGATTTTATCTATGTTAAAAACTGGTCGTCTTTTGATGATTATGCAGCGATGCCAGAAGTAAAAGAAAGCTGGATGTTGACGAATGAAAAACTGGAAAATACCAATCAGGCAAAGGTAATGCACTGTCTTCCGGTTCGTCGAAATGTAGAATTGAGCGATGAGGTGATGGATGGTGAAAATTCGATCATTTATCAGCAGGCAAAAAACCGAATTTTCTCCGCACAAGCTGTTTTCTCTGAAATCTTGGACGAATTGAATTCTTAA
- the argB gene encoding acetylglutamate kinase: MKEKLYIIKIGGALIDDEELLEQFLEQFAEIQDKKILVHGGGKLATTLADKLGVEQKMINGRRITDKETLDIVAMVYAGGINKNIVAKLQYKKCKAMGFSGADANLIKAKKREHAEIDFGFVGDITEKSVNKKLISKLLKLELVPVFSAITHDKKGHLFNTNADTIASVIAQSLSEKYDVELLYCFDKEGVLEDVNDPESVIKNISEEEFSTLKEEGKLHKGILPKLENALGAVKNNVNKVFLIKETELKNHIEYHHAGTEICL; this comes from the coding sequence ATGAAAGAAAAATTATACATCATAAAAATTGGCGGAGCATTAATTGATGACGAAGAGTTATTAGAGCAATTCTTAGAGCAGTTTGCAGAAATTCAGGACAAGAAAATTCTTGTTCATGGTGGTGGAAAATTGGCGACAACTTTAGCAGATAAACTAGGGGTTGAACAGAAAATGATCAATGGACGAAGAATCACCGATAAAGAGACTCTGGATATTGTGGCGATGGTGTATGCAGGAGGGATTAATAAAAATATTGTCGCGAAGCTTCAGTATAAAAAATGCAAGGCAATGGGTTTTTCCGGAGCAGATGCGAATTTAATTAAAGCTAAAAAAAGAGAACACGCAGAAATCGATTTCGGATTTGTGGGAGATATTACTGAAAAAAGCGTCAATAAAAAGCTGATTTCAAAATTGTTAAAACTGGAACTGGTTCCCGTATTTTCAGCAATTACCCACGATAAAAAAGGACATCTTTTTAATACAAACGCAGATACGATTGCGTCGGTTATCGCTCAGTCTTTGTCGGAGAAGTATGATGTTGAATTGTTGTATTGTTTCGATAAAGAAGGCGTTTTGGAAGATGTAAACGATCCTGAATCTGTTATAAAAAATATTTCCGAAGAAGAATTTTCAACCTTAAAAGAGGAAGGGAAACTTCATAAAGGAATTCTTCCCAAGTTAGAAAACGCTTTGGGGGCAGTGAAAAATAATGTAAATAAGGTATTCTTAATTAAAGAAACCGAACTAAAAAACCATATAGAGTATCATCATGCAGGAACTGAAATCTGTTTATAG
- a CDS encoding M20 family metallo-hydrolase, with translation MQELKSVYSKEELLNNAVELLKKLIEIPSFSKDEFNTSVEIENFFKKHQIPTKRFKNNIWAVNKNFDVFKPSILLNTHHDTVKPNKAYTLDPFLPIEKDGKLFGLGSNDAGASLVSMAQVFLHFFDKEDLKYNLVIALTAEEEISGFDGIEALFPQLPNVELAIVGEPTQMNLAIAEKGLLVIDGEMKGTPSHAAHPNNDNSIIKCMEDLQNILNFKFPKISDYLGEVKVTLSGIHAGVQHNVVPESCAFTLDVRVTDEYSNKEAFEIIQSQMKSTLTARSFRLNSSKIEMDHPFVQAGLEIGRSTYGSPTSSDQAIIPCTSVKLGPGDSRRSHTADEFIVIEEIAEGIEIYIKILEKVL, from the coding sequence ATGCAGGAACTGAAATCTGTTTATAGTAAAGAAGAATTACTGAATAATGCAGTAGAATTGTTGAAAAAACTGATTGAAATTCCGTCATTCAGCAAAGATGAATTTAATACGTCCGTGGAGATTGAAAATTTTTTCAAAAAACATCAGATTCCGACAAAACGTTTTAAAAATAACATCTGGGCAGTGAATAAAAATTTTGATGTTTTCAAACCATCGATTTTACTGAACACCCATCACGACACTGTAAAACCGAATAAGGCTTACACGTTGGATCCGTTTTTACCTATTGAGAAAGATGGTAAATTATTCGGATTGGGAAGTAACGATGCTGGCGCTTCTTTGGTTTCGATGGCGCAGGTTTTTTTACATTTTTTTGATAAAGAAGATTTAAAATATAATTTAGTTATTGCTTTGACGGCCGAGGAGGAGATTTCAGGGTTTGACGGGATCGAAGCTTTATTTCCGCAGCTTCCGAATGTGGAGCTCGCCATTGTAGGAGAACCCACGCAGATGAATCTGGCGATTGCGGAAAAGGGACTTTTGGTCATTGACGGGGAAATGAAAGGTACTCCTTCTCACGCCGCTCATCCGAATAACGATAACTCGATTATCAAATGTATGGAAGATCTTCAGAATATTCTGAACTTCAAATTTCCTAAAATTTCAGATTATTTGGGTGAAGTTAAAGTTACGCTATCAGGAATTCATGCCGGAGTTCAGCATAATGTGGTTCCGGAATCTTGTGCTTTTACTTTAGATGTAAGAGTTACGGACGAATATTCTAATAAAGAAGCTTTCGAAATCATCCAATCTCAGATGAAATCAACTTTGACGGCAAGATCGTTCAGATTAAATTCTTCAAAAATTGAAATGGATCACCCTTTTGTTCAGGCCGGTCTGGAAATCGGAAGGTCAACTTATGGTTCACCAACATCCTCAGATCAGGCGATTATTCCTTGTACTTCTGTAAAGCTTGGACCTGGCGATAGTAGGCGCTCTCACACAGCGGATGAATTTATTGTCATCGAGGAAATTGCGGAAGGAATTGAGATTTACATCAAGATTTTAGAGAAAGTTTTATAG
- the argH gene encoding argininosuccinate lyase — translation MKKIWQKDDNATNILVNKFTVGKDLDFDERLAKYDVKGSMAHCKMLAEVGIITHEESKQMLSVLAEILEDIENGTFEIDKNAEDIHSQVESILIEKLGDTGKKIHTARSRNDQVLLDIKLYLVDEIREITALTDEFFQILIQLAEQHKNVLLPGYTHLQIAMPSSFGLWFGAYAEALLDDVEMLFSVKNIINKNPLGSAAGYGSSFPIDRESTTYNLGFQSMNYNSVYAQMTRGKSEKMLSMAMATLAGTLGKFSYDVCLYLSQNFDFISFPKEFTTGSSIMPHKKNPDIFELVRARCNRIQSLPNEFILLTNNLPSGYHRDMQLTKEILFPAIDSLKECLEILNYTLPNIQVKDGILEDEKYKYLFSVEKINEEVKNGSSFRDAYVKVGQEIENNEFDFEIGNLNHTHQGSIGNLCLDKIEYQFNKLKNKLLG, via the coding sequence ATGAAAAAGATATGGCAGAAAGATGATAATGCCACCAATATATTAGTTAATAAGTTCACGGTCGGAAAGGATCTTGATTTTGATGAGCGTTTGGCAAAATACGATGTCAAAGGTTCCATGGCGCACTGTAAAATGTTGGCAGAAGTTGGAATTATTACCCACGAAGAATCAAAGCAGATGTTATCTGTTTTAGCAGAAATTTTAGAAGATATCGAAAACGGAACGTTTGAGATTGATAAAAATGCGGAAGATATTCATTCGCAGGTTGAATCTATTTTAATTGAAAAATTAGGAGATACCGGAAAGAAAATTCATACGGCGCGTTCAAGAAATGATCAGGTTTTACTGGATATCAAATTATATTTGGTTGATGAAATTCGTGAAATTACCGCTTTAACAGACGAATTCTTTCAAATATTAATCCAATTGGCAGAGCAGCATAAAAACGTGTTGCTTCCAGGATATACGCATTTGCAGATTGCGATGCCTTCGTCCTTCGGATTATGGTTTGGAGCGTACGCAGAAGCTTTGTTGGATGATGTTGAAATGTTATTTTCAGTGAAAAATATCATTAATAAAAATCCGCTAGGTTCGGCGGCGGGCTATGGTTCGTCTTTCCCGATTGATCGTGAGAGTACGACCTATAATTTAGGCTTTCAGTCGATGAATTATAATTCTGTTTATGCTCAAATGACGCGTGGAAAATCGGAGAAAATGTTATCGATGGCAATGGCGACTTTGGCAGGAACTTTAGGTAAGTTTTCTTATGATGTTTGCCTGTATTTAAGTCAGAATTTTGATTTTATCAGTTTCCCTAAAGAGTTTACGACGGGAAGCAGTATCATGCCACATAAAAAAAATCCGGATATTTTCGAATTGGTTCGGGCGCGTTGCAACAGAATTCAATCGTTGCCAAATGAGTTTATTTTGTTGACGAATAATCTTCCTTCGGGTTATCACAGAGATATGCAGCTGACGAAAGAAATCCTTTTCCCTGCAATAGATTCATTAAAAGAATGTCTGGAAATTTTAAATTATACATTACCAAATATTCAGGTGAAAGATGGGATTCTGGAAGATGAAAAGTATAAATATCTTTTCAGCGTTGAGAAAATCAATGAAGAAGTAAAAAATGGAAGTTCATTCCGGGATGCGTATGTAAAAGTAGGGCAGGAAATTGAAAATAATGAGTTTGATTTTGAAATCGGAAATCTAAACCATACCCATCAGGGAAGCATCGGAAATCTTTGTCTCGATAAGATAGAATATCAGTTTAATAAGCTGAAAAATAAATTATTGGGTTGA
- a CDS encoding Lrp/AsnC family transcriptional regulator, producing the protein MDLKDRMILSIIQEDSTYSVKEISEKIGLTFTPTYERIKQLEKNGIIEKYVGLLNREKLGLNIVVYCNVRLKEQSQKVLETFEKNIGKHDEVQEIISLSGEYDYMLKIIAKDINSYNEFAVNIISNIPNIGQYHSSIVLHEVKKSTKFKIDLD; encoded by the coding sequence ATGGATTTAAAAGACAGAATGATTCTCAGTATAATTCAGGAAGACTCAACCTATTCGGTGAAAGAAATTTCTGAAAAAATAGGACTTACCTTTACTCCCACCTATGAACGTATCAAACAACTGGAAAAAAACGGAATTATTGAGAAATATGTAGGTCTTTTGAATCGTGAAAAACTCGGTCTGAATATTGTTGTCTACTGTAATGTTCGTCTGAAAGAACAATCCCAAAAAGTTTTGGAAACATTCGAGAAAAACATTGGAAAACACGATGAAGTTCAGGAAATCATCAGTCTTTCCGGAGAATATGATTATATGTTGAAAATCATTGCAAAAGATATTAACTCTTATAATGAATTTGCCGTGAATATCATTTCAAACATTCCTAACATAGGACAATATCACAGTTCTATTGTACTTCACGAGGTTAAAAAATCAACTAAATTTAAAATTGATCTGGATTAA
- a CDS encoding aspartate carbamoyltransferase catalytic subunit, with product MFTITELSTERINSIVEEALAFANGKTAKIEGEVFCSNLFFEDSTRTKTSFDIAERKLGLQVVPFDASHSSVNKGESLYDTVKTIESVGVNLVVIRDKKDRYFEELKNIKIPVINGGDGTGNHPSQCMLDLMTIYQEFGKFEGLKIGIVGDVKHSRVANSNAEALRRLGAKVYFSGPEQWFDEGALINGTYLSVDELIAEVDVLMLLRIQHERHDSQMSFSASDYHRKYGLTKEREKAMKKEAIIMHPAPINRGVEIDTDLVECERSRVFKQMQNGVFARMAILKEALEKEGYTFK from the coding sequence ATGTTTACAATTACAGAACTAAGCACCGAGAGAATCAATAGTATAGTAGAAGAAGCACTGGCTTTTGCCAATGGGAAAACCGCTAAAATAGAAGGAGAAGTTTTTTGTTCCAATCTTTTCTTTGAAGACAGTACGAGAACGAAAACAAGTTTTGATATTGCCGAAAGAAAATTAGGATTACAGGTGGTTCCCTTTGATGCCTCTCACAGTTCGGTAAACAAAGGTGAAAGTCTATATGACACGGTAAAAACAATTGAGAGTGTTGGGGTCAACCTTGTTGTAATCAGAGATAAGAAAGACCGATATTTTGAAGAATTAAAAAATATAAAGATTCCTGTGATCAACGGAGGAGACGGAACGGGGAACCACCCATCTCAATGTATGCTGGATCTAATGACGATCTATCAGGAATTCGGAAAGTTTGAAGGTTTAAAAATAGGAATCGTTGGAGATGTAAAACACAGCCGAGTTGCCAATTCAAATGCTGAAGCTTTAAGAAGATTAGGAGCTAAAGTATACTTCTCAGGACCGGAACAATGGTTTGATGAAGGCGCTTTAATCAACGGAACATATTTAAGTGTTGATGAGTTAATCGCTGAAGTGGATGTTTTAATGTTATTAAGAATCCAACATGAAAGGCACGATTCACAAATGAGTTTCTCGGCTTCAGATTACCACAGAAAATATGGGTTGACGAAAGAAAGAGAAAAAGCAATGAAAAAGGAAGCGATCATCATGCATCCAGCTCCAATCAACAGAGGAGTAGAAATTGATACAGATTTGGTAGAATGCGAACGTTCAAGAGTTTTCAAACAAATGCAGAACGGTGTTTTCGCAAGAATGGCGATTTTAAAAGAAGCCTTAGAAAAAGAAGGATATACTTTTAAGTAA
- a CDS encoding carbamoyl phosphate synthase small subunit: MKKKLILESGEVFHGEGFGAELETAGEVVFNTGMTGYQELISDPSYCGQIVCMTYPLIGNYGINRDDYESIEPAIKGLIVKELCDLPSNFRTQITLDELFKKKNLSGISGIDTRRLTRILRNYGVVKGKIVNADADENTVVSELKSTNFPTNQVEMVSTKTPYANPGRGLKVVLVDFGSKLGIIRELSQRNCDITVVSQDVTAEEILLMNPDGVMLSNGPGDPEDNQQALEMINGILGKVPIFGICLGHQLIGLACGAKTFKLKFGHRGGNHPVLDLEKNTVAITSQNHGYAVDQESLKNTDLIETHIALNDRTNEGLKHKIHPCFSVQYHPEASPGPEDANYLFDEFIELMENFKK; this comes from the coding sequence ATGAAGAAAAAGTTAATACTGGAGTCCGGTGAAGTGTTTCATGGAGAAGGTTTCGGAGCAGAATTGGAAACTGCAGGAGAAGTGGTTTTCAATACCGGAATGACAGGGTATCAGGAACTGATTTCTGACCCATCTTATTGCGGTCAGATTGTGTGTATGACCTATCCATTAATCGGAAACTATGGGATTAATAGAGATGATTATGAGAGTATAGAACCGGCAATTAAAGGTCTTATCGTAAAAGAACTTTGTGATTTACCATCGAATTTCCGTACTCAGATTACTTTAGATGAATTATTTAAAAAGAAAAACCTTTCAGGAATTTCAGGAATCGACACCAGAAGACTGACAAGAATTCTTCGTAACTACGGAGTGGTAAAAGGGAAGATTGTAAACGCTGATGCTGATGAAAATACAGTCGTTTCAGAATTAAAATCAACAAACTTTCCAACCAACCAAGTGGAAATGGTTTCTACAAAAACGCCTTACGCAAATCCGGGAAGAGGTTTGAAAGTAGTATTGGTAGATTTTGGTTCTAAATTAGGGATTATCAGAGAATTATCTCAAAGAAACTGCGATATCACAGTGGTTTCTCAGGATGTAACCGCAGAAGAAATTTTGTTGATGAATCCGGACGGAGTAATGTTGTCAAACGGTCCTGGAGATCCTGAAGATAACCAGCAAGCTCTTGAAATGATTAACGGAATCTTAGGAAAAGTTCCAATTTTCGGAATCTGTTTAGGTCACCAATTGATCGGTTTGGCTTGTGGCGCAAAAACTTTCAAATTAAAATTCGGACACAGAGGAGGAAATCACCCGGTGTTGGATTTAGAGAAAAATACGGTAGCGATCACTTCTCAAAACCACGGTTATGCCGTCGATCAGGAAAGTTTGAAAAATACAGATTTAATTGAAACACACATCGCATTGAACGACAGAACAAACGAAGGTCTGAAACACAAAATTCACCCTTGTTTCTCAGTTCAGTATCACCCGGAAGCAAGTCCAGGTCCAGAAGATGCGAACTACTTATTTGATGAGTTCATTGAATTAATGGAAAACTTCAAAAAGTAA
- the carB gene encoding carbamoyl-phosphate synthase large subunit, which produces MAKRTDIKTILVIGSGPIIIGQAAEFDYAGTQACLSLKEEGYKVILINSNPATIMTDVEIADKVYIEPISLQFVSHIIRKERPDALLPTLGGQTGLNMAVELEKSGILEECKVEVLGTKLSAINRAEDRDLFRELMRELNEPVPESDIVNTVEGALNFADNIGYPVIVRPAFTMGGTGGGIASNEVELKEIAELGLKHSPVTQCLIEKSIAGFKEIEYEVMRDANDNAIVVCNMENIDPVGVHTGDSIVVAPSQTLSDREYQLLRNASLKIIRALGIEGGCNVQLALDPHSFDYYIIEVNPRVSRSSALASKATGYPIAKIAAKIAVGLTLDEIMNPVTGKTYACFEPALDYVVTKFPRFPFDKFETADRRLSTQMKATGEVMAIGRNLEESLQKAIRSLETGIKHLGLKTKQAAALTAEEIERRIRVCDDERLFIIGDALRRGYDWEQIVEWSKIDKFFIWKLKKLVDFEKVIAENKFDKETLIEAKRLGFADVNIAVLWDVTEREVFNFRKENGVMPVYKMVDTCAAEFESETPYFYGTYEEENESVVSDKEKIIVLGSGPIRIGQGVEFDYATVHSVWAIKEMGYEAIIINNNPETVSTDFSISDKLYFEPLTEEDVMNIIELEKPKGVVVQFGGQTAINLADKLASHGVQILGTSLEDLDRAENRDKFEKALQEMGIPQPLGKTSTSKEEAIKIANEIGYPVLVRPSYVLGGRAMEIVYTESELAHYMEFAVEASPDQPILVDKYMVGKEVEVDAICDGETVVIPGIMEHIERAGVHSGDSIAVYPPQNISQSEIDTLVDYTKRLAKGLNVIGLMNIQYVLFDGNVYVIEVNPRSSRTVPFLSKITEVPMANLATKAILGKKLKDLGYESGLVPNKEGVYVKVPVFSFSKLTKVDISLGPEMKSTGEVMGKDTTLEKALYKGLVAAGMKLPTHGSILFTVADKHKQEAADLAARFHEVGFRIWATEGTAKFFEEKGIPCKIGYKIDEDNVNLIDLIQKGKVQYVVNTTTKGKQAERDGFQIRRMSVENGVPCLTSMDTVEAILKVLESMSFKMETM; this is translated from the coding sequence ATGGCAAAACGTACAGATATAAAAACAATTTTAGTAATCGGTTCAGGCCCAATCATCATCGGTCAGGCGGCGGAATTTGATTACGCAGGAACGCAGGCTTGTCTGTCTTTGAAGGAAGAAGGCTACAAGGTAATTTTGATCAACTCAAACCCTGCAACGATTATGACGGATGTTGAAATCGCAGATAAAGTATACATCGAGCCGATTTCACTACAGTTTGTAAGTCATATCATCAGAAAAGAGCGTCCAGATGCGCTTTTACCAACTTTGGGAGGACAAACAGGTCTTAACATGGCGGTAGAATTAGAAAAATCAGGAATTCTTGAAGAATGTAAAGTTGAGGTTTTAGGAACAAAACTTTCAGCGATCAACAGAGCGGAAGACAGAGATTTGTTCCGTGAATTGATGAGAGAATTGAACGAGCCTGTTCCAGAATCAGACATCGTAAATACGGTAGAAGGAGCATTAAATTTTGCTGATAATATCGGGTATCCTGTAATTGTTCGTCCAGCCTTCACCATGGGTGGAACAGGAGGTGGTATCGCTTCCAACGAGGTTGAATTGAAAGAAATCGCTGAATTAGGATTGAAACATAGCCCGGTAACTCAGTGTCTGATTGAAAAATCAATCGCAGGTTTCAAAGAAATTGAATATGAAGTAATGCGTGATGCAAACGACAACGCGATTGTGGTTTGTAACATGGAAAATATAGATCCTGTTGGAGTTCACACAGGAGATTCAATCGTTGTGGCGCCTTCTCAGACACTTTCAGACAGAGAGTATCAGTTGTTGAGAAACGCTTCACTAAAAATCATCAGAGCTTTAGGAATAGAAGGAGGATGTAACGTACAGTTGGCGTTAGACCCACATTCATTCGACTATTATATCATCGAAGTTAACCCAAGAGTTTCCCGTTCATCAGCTTTAGCATCAAAAGCAACAGGGTACCCGATTGCTAAGATCGCTGCCAAAATCGCAGTAGGATTAACTTTAGATGAAATCATGAATCCGGTTACAGGTAAGACTTATGCTTGTTTCGAACCGGCTTTGGATTATGTGGTAACTAAATTCCCAAGATTCCCATTCGATAAGTTTGAAACTGCGGACAGAAGACTTTCTACCCAAATGAAAGCTACAGGAGAAGTAATGGCTATCGGAAGAAACCTTGAAGAATCTTTACAGAAAGCCATCCGTTCATTAGAAACAGGGATCAAGCATTTAGGATTAAAAACTAAACAGGCTGCAGCTTTAACAGCAGAAGAAATCGAAAGAAGAATCAGAGTTTGTGATGACGAAAGATTGTTCATCATCGGTGATGCTTTAAGAAGAGGTTACGATTGGGAACAAATTGTAGAATGGAGCAAAATAGATAAATTTTTCATTTGGAAATTAAAGAAATTAGTTGATTTCGAGAAAGTTATCGCTGAAAATAAATTTGACAAAGAAACTTTAATTGAAGCTAAAAGATTAGGTTTTGCAGATGTAAATATCGCTGTTCTTTGGGATGTAACAGAGCGTGAAGTTTTCAATTTCAGAAAAGAAAACGGAGTAATGCCGGTTTACAAAATGGTAGATACTTGCGCCGCAGAATTCGAGTCTGAAACGCCATATTTCTATGGAACTTACGAAGAAGAAAACGAAAGCGTTGTTTCGGATAAAGAAAAAATCATCGTTTTAGGTTCAGGACCCATCAGAATCGGACAGGGAGTTGAGTTTGATTACGCAACCGTTCACTCGGTTTGGGCGATCAAAGAAATGGGTTACGAAGCGATTATCATCAACAATAACCCTGAAACGGTTTCTACAGACTTCTCGATTTCAGATAAATTATACTTCGAGCCTTTAACGGAAGAAGATGTAATGAACATCATCGAACTGGAAAAACCAAAAGGTGTTGTAGTACAATTCGGAGGTCAGACAGCGATCAACTTAGCTGATAAATTGGCTTCTCATGGAGTTCAAATTTTAGGAACTTCTCTGGAAGACTTAGACAGAGCTGAAAACAGAGATAAATTCGAAAAAGCCCTTCAGGAAATGGGAATTCCGCAACCCTTAGGAAAAACTTCAACTTCGAAAGAGGAAGCGATAAAAATTGCCAACGAAATCGGTTATCCGGTATTGGTTCGTCCAAGTTATGTTTTGGGAGGTAGAGCAATGGAAATTGTGTACACAGAATCAGAATTAGCTCACTATATGGAATTTGCGGTAGAAGCAAGCCCGGATCAGCCAATCTTGGTTGATAAATATATGGTCGGAAAAGAAGTGGAAGTGGATGCAATTTGCGATGGCGAAACGGTGGTAATTCCTGGAATTATGGAGCATATCGAAAGAGCGGGAGTTCACTCCGGAGACTCAATTGCGGTGTATCCTCCACAAAATATTTCACAAAGTGAGATCGATACTTTGGTTGATTATACCAAAAGATTGGCAAAAGGATTAAACGTAATCGGATTAATGAACATCCAATACGTTCTTTTCGATGGAAATGTATATGTAATCGAGGTAAATCCACGTTCATCGAGAACGGTTCCTTTCTTGTCAAAAATCACGGAAGTGCCGATGGCAAATTTGGCTACAAAAGCAATTTTAGGTAAGAAACTGAAAGATCTAGGCTACGAAAGCGGATTGGTTCCGAATAAAGAAGGTGTTTATGTAAAAGTTCCTGTGTTCTCTTTCTCAAAACTTACGAAAGTTGACATCTCTTTAGGCCCAGAAATGAAGTCTACAGGAGAGGTTATGGGGAAAGATACAACGCTGGAAAAAGCGCTTTACAAAGGTTTGGTTGCTGCAGGAATGAAACTTCCTACTCACGGTTCGATCTTGTTTACAGTTGCAGATAAGCACAAGCAGGAAGCAGCTGATTTGGCAGCAAGATTCCATGAAGTTGGTTTCAGAATCTGGGCAACGGAAGGAACTGCTAAATTCTTCGAAGAAAAAGGAATTCCTTGTAAAATCGGATATAAAATTGATGAGGATAACGTAAATCTTATCGATTTGATTCAGAAAGGAAAAGTTCAATACGTTGTAAACACGACTACGAAAGGGAAGCAAGCCGAAAGAGATGGTTTCCAGATCAGAAGAATGAGTGTTGAAAACGGTGTTCCATGTTTAACATCAATGGATACAGTTGAAGCAATTCTTAAAGTTCTTGAAAGCATGAGCTTTAAAATGGAAACGATGTAG
- a CDS encoding type II toxin-antitoxin system RelE/ParE family toxin: MVFKIEYTSQAENDIINAIDYYHEIASRKIAKSFYKNLINAEKILVKTPYFQKTHTDFHRLPLKIFPYLIIYKVEKEENIIRIYRVFHTSQNPDKYL; the protein is encoded by the coding sequence ATGGTTTTTAAGATTGAATACACTTCTCAAGCTGAAAACGATATCATCAATGCGATCGACTATTATCATGAGATTGCATCCCGTAAAATTGCAAAGTCTTTTTATAAAAATCTGATCAATGCAGAAAAAATTTTAGTAAAAACACCATATTTCCAGAAAACGCACACCGATTTTCATCGGTTACCACTTAAAATTTTTCCTTATCTCATCATTTACAAAGTGGAAAAAGAAGAAAATATTATCAGAATTTACCGTGTTTTTCATACCTCACAAAATCCTGATAAATATCTATAA